In Candidatus Bathyarchaeia archaeon, the following are encoded in one genomic region:
- a CDS encoding FAD-dependent oxidoreductase, which produces MESAKPVISKEDIRKILDIERLKYCFECGICMASCSMAELLGNDYNPRGLLEKIYLDPESVLASDELWLCAWCYNCHKRCPQALRIPEILLFFRAIAAKHGYTQPFEEALEKIIENIPLPLVTTLVCFHPERAGLDKDKVLERIEQKRKELLKKGKKKKATKVSGEKIAVIGSGPAGLTVAYELARKGHKVTVFEALPEAGGMLRKCIPEYRLPKHVLAKETQFLKDLGVEIKTGVQIGKDLGLDELGKEGYKAVFIGVGAHKSQKMRIEGGELKRVIHALDFLWKVNFGEKIDVGKNVVVVGGGNVAVDAARTALQLGADNVTILYRRSMDEMPANPWEVKEAENEGVKIEFLVAPKRILGENGKVSAVECVRMQLGETDDTGRRRPVPIEGSEFTRQTDMVILAIGEAPDLAFLPNEVELNEDGTVWTDPITMETTMHGVFAGGDVVTGPASVIEAICAGKRAAESIEDYLKSSGG; this is translated from the coding sequence TTGGAGTCCGCGAAACCAGTAATCTCCAAAGAGGATATAAGAAAAATCTTGGACATTGAACGGCTCAAATACTGCTTCGAATGTGGTATTTGCATGGCAAGCTGTTCCATGGCAGAACTATTAGGGAATGATTATAATCCGCGTGGGCTTCTGGAAAAAATTTACTTGGACCCCGAAAGCGTTTTAGCTTCTGATGAACTCTGGCTTTGCGCTTGGTGCTACAACTGCCATAAACGTTGCCCTCAAGCCTTGCGAATACCTGAAATACTTCTTTTCTTTCGAGCAATTGCCGCGAAACATGGATACACACAGCCTTTTGAAGAAGCACTCGAAAAAATAATAGAAAATATTCCCTTACCACTTGTGACAACCCTAGTTTGTTTTCATCCAGAACGCGCAGGACTGGATAAGGATAAAGTCTTAGAAAGAATCGAGCAAAAACGTAAAGAACTTTTAAAGAAGGGCAAAAAGAAGAAAGCAACAAAAGTTTCAGGGGAAAAAATTGCGGTCATAGGCTCAGGACCCGCCGGACTCACGGTCGCATATGAACTAGCCCGAAAAGGGCATAAAGTCACAGTTTTTGAAGCTCTTCCCGAAGCAGGTGGAATGTTGCGGAAATGTATCCCAGAATATCGCTTGCCAAAACATGTTTTAGCGAAGGAAACTCAGTTTTTGAAAGATTTGGGCGTGGAGATAAAAACTGGTGTTCAAATTGGCAAGGATTTAGGTTTGGACGAATTGGGGAAGGAAGGATACAAAGCTGTATTCATCGGTGTTGGCGCCCATAAAAGCCAAAAGATGAGAATTGAAGGAGGAGAATTAAAGAGAGTCATACATGCGCTTGACTTTTTATGGAAGGTTAATTTCGGCGAGAAAATAGATGTTGGAAAGAATGTTGTTGTGGTTGGCGGCGGAAATGTCGCGGTAGACGCTGCAAGAACTGCGCTGCAGCTTGGAGCAGATAACGTGACCATATTATATCGTCGGTCAATGGATGAAATGCCCGCCAACCCGTGGGAAGTTAAAGAGGCAGAAAACGAAGGCGTCAAAATCGAATTTTTGGTTGCGCCCAAGAGGATTTTGGGAGAAAATGGAAAGGTCTCGGCGGTTGAATGTGTTCGCATGCAGTTAGGCGAGACAGATGATACTGGAAGAAGAAGACCAGTTCCAATCGAAGGTTCAGAATTTACGCGGCAAACAGACATGGTTATTCTTGCGATTGGGGAAGCCCCAGACCTTGCGTTTTTGCCAAATGAAGTTGAGCTAAATGAAGACGGCACTGTTTGGACTGACCCCATAACTATGGAAACTACTATGCACGGTGTTTTCGCGGGTGGAGATGTGGTAACTGGACCAGCGAGTGTCATAGAAGCGATATGCGCTGGAAAACGAGCCGCTGAATCAATTGAAGACTACTTGAAGTCTTCTGGAGGATGA
- a CDS encoding NADP-binding protein, which yields MKQIRVALYGVGAVGSLIAKFLLEKEGIEIVGAVDVAKDKVGKDLGAVLGLGRNLGITISDNVDATLSKAKADIAIHATSSYLKDTYPQIASIVKNGVNVISTCEELSYPSFSEPTLAEKLDALAKKHDVTVLGTGINPGFLMDTLVITLTAVCQKINKIEAVRVMNAGTRRLPFQKKVGAGLTVEEFKQKIESKQITGHVGLEQSIAMIADALAWKLDKIKAEPVEPVIAKKPVESRDIKVDAGKVAGLKQKAKGTMNGKEVITLDFQAYIGAEEEYDAITIEGTPAVKQKIQPCVHGDVGTVAMIVNSIPKVINAPAGLLIMKDLPVPSAAVEDIRKYVK from the coding sequence ATGAAACAGATAAGAGTTGCATTGTATGGTGTCGGCGCCGTCGGCAGCCTAATCGCCAAATTTCTACTAGAAAAGGAAGGAATCGAAATAGTAGGCGCAGTTGACGTAGCCAAAGACAAGGTAGGCAAGGATTTAGGCGCCGTTTTAGGCTTAGGAAGAAACCTAGGAATAACCATTTCAGATAACGTAGACGCTACACTTTCAAAGGCAAAAGCAGACATCGCCATCCACGCAACCTCATCCTATCTCAAGGACACTTATCCACAAATTGCTTCAATAGTTAAAAACGGCGTAAACGTCATATCCACATGCGAAGAACTATCCTACCCAAGCTTTTCTGAACCCACCCTCGCAGAGAAACTTGACGCGCTAGCAAAAAAACACGACGTTACAGTACTAGGCACAGGCATAAACCCCGGTTTCCTCATGGACACTTTAGTGATAACGCTTACGGCAGTATGCCAAAAAATAAACAAAATCGAAGCAGTCAGAGTCATGAACGCCGGCACAAGACGACTACCATTCCAAAAGAAAGTCGGCGCAGGCTTAACGGTTGAAGAATTCAAACAGAAAATCGAGAGCAAACAAATCACTGGGCATGTTGGACTTGAACAATCCATCGCTATGATTGCTGACGCTTTAGCTTGGAAACTTGACAAAATAAAGGCTGAACCAGTCGAACCGGTAATCGCTAAGAAACCCGTGGAAAGTAGAGACATAAAAGTTGATGCGGGAAAGGTTGCGGGTTTAAAACAGAAGGCAAAAGGCACAATGAATGGAAAAGAGGTTATAACTCTTGATTTTCAAGCGTACATAGGCGCCGAAGAAGAATACGACGCCATAACAATTGAAGGCACTCCAGCAGTCAAGCAAAAAATTCAGCCGTGCGTGCATGGCGACGTAGGCACTGTGGCAATGATTGTTAACTCAATCCCAAAAGTAATCAACGCACCTGCCGGTTTACTCATAATGAAAGATTTGCCAGTTCCGTCCGCTGCCGTGGAAGATATACGCAAATACGTAAAATAA
- a CDS encoding molybdenum cofactor biosynthesis protein MoaE encodes MVTTHSGVHEKGTITLSDIIQNVKNKPDFQKAGAIALFIGVVRGETLKDEKVQKLELEAYEEKANEVLAKICEDLRKKKGIVDVQIHHLIGEFNVGEDLVYVMVAGAHRRNIFPTLQEAVERYKKEVPIFKKEHVIDKKGKKSAHWVTEQ; translated from the coding sequence GTGGTAACAACACACTCTGGAGTTCATGAAAAAGGAACAATCACCCTTTCAGACATAATACAAAACGTAAAAAATAAGCCAGATTTTCAAAAAGCCGGAGCAATTGCTCTGTTTATCGGCGTAGTACGCGGAGAAACATTAAAAGATGAAAAGGTCCAAAAATTGGAGTTGGAAGCCTACGAAGAAAAAGCGAACGAAGTTTTAGCAAAGATCTGTGAAGACTTAAGGAAGAAAAAAGGCATAGTGGATGTTCAAATTCACCATTTAATCGGCGAGTTTAATGTTGGCGAAGACCTCGTGTATGTCATGGTAGCTGGCGCCCATCGCAGAAATATCTTCCCAACTTTACAAGAAGCAGTGGAACGTTACAAGAAAGAAGTTCCAATTTTCAAAAAAGAACACGTTATCGATAAGAAAGGCAAAAAAAGCGCCCATTGGGTGACAGAACAGTAA
- a CDS encoding DUF47 family protein, whose translation MEKKSYTWFERRRRTKGLDLAHAQITKALDTVTLLHQALKNFSEGNKKEAKQHIKNLFKVEEEVDQLRKEVFKELSVGAALLADYREDLLHLVKRLDTLADHVKDAARCIEMLEETQLPKELCENAVNITSMLVDCAQALRGSIEKITGNPADALKGAEKVEEIEHKLDELYLKTKALFVKYSDKINCGAMVIFDDLIEFVEQAADMCADTADYIVILASRE comes from the coding sequence TTGGAGAAAAAAAGTTACACATGGTTTGAAAGACGAAGACGCACGAAAGGGTTAGATTTAGCCCACGCCCAAATAACCAAAGCCCTCGACACCGTCACACTACTACATCAAGCCCTAAAAAATTTCTCGGAAGGAAACAAAAAAGAAGCAAAACAACACATCAAAAACCTATTTAAAGTAGAAGAAGAAGTAGACCAGCTGCGAAAAGAAGTTTTCAAAGAATTATCTGTGGGCGCCGCACTTTTAGCGGACTACCGTGAAGACCTGCTTCACCTTGTAAAAAGACTGGACACACTCGCAGATCACGTGAAAGACGCGGCAAGATGCATAGAAATGCTTGAGGAAACCCAGCTTCCCAAAGAACTATGCGAAAACGCAGTAAATATCACCTCAATGCTTGTGGACTGCGCTCAAGCCCTACGAGGAAGCATAGAAAAAATCACTGGAAACCCAGCAGACGCATTAAAAGGAGCAGAAAAAGTCGAAGAAATCGAACATAAACTCGATGAGCTTTACCTCAAAACCAAAGCTCTATTCGTCAAATACAGCGACAAAATAAACTGCGGAGCCATGGTCATATTCGATGACCTCATCGAATTCGTTGAGCAAGCAGCTGACATGTGCGCTGACACAGCAGACTACATCGTTATACTCGCAAGCAGAGAATAA
- a CDS encoding metallophosphoesterase, with product MLLVQISDIHCGPMFRKETLRMAIKEINEMSPDTVLVTGDLTENGLISEFEMAAKELKKLKTKKVLYVSGNHDYRSTGYLLFKEFFPFSQVTETDDTVILILSSARPDRDDGEVGHRQNLWLEKTLETYQDKVKIVAIHHHIIPVPDTGADQITIVDAGDVLRSLVKSKVNLVLCGHRHRPWRWRMEDMLVVHAGSTSCEKLRGFFCNSYNVVDVKGKKIDAKLKIVNGEFVDFGEIVKRREILQASDISQYNDSLAR from the coding sequence ATGTTACTAGTTCAAATCTCAGACATCCATTGCGGTCCTATGTTTCGCAAAGAAACCCTAAGAATGGCTATCAAAGAAATAAACGAAATGTCTCCGGATACTGTGCTGGTTACTGGCGACTTAACAGAAAATGGCCTGATATCGGAATTTGAAATGGCTGCGAAAGAGCTGAAAAAACTAAAAACCAAAAAAGTGTTATATGTCAGCGGAAACCACGACTACCGCTCAACCGGCTATCTATTGTTTAAAGAATTTTTCCCATTTTCACAAGTAACCGAAACCGACGACACAGTCATCCTAATCTTAAGCTCAGCAAGACCAGACAGAGACGACGGAGAAGTCGGTCACAGACAAAACCTATGGCTTGAAAAAACCCTTGAAACATACCAGGACAAAGTGAAAATTGTAGCGATTCACCACCACATAATTCCAGTTCCAGACACCGGAGCGGACCAAATAACAATTGTTGACGCTGGCGACGTGCTAAGAAGCCTTGTGAAGTCGAAGGTTAACTTGGTTTTGTGTGGGCATCGGCATAGACCGTGGCGGTGGCGAATGGAAGATATGCTTGTAGTTCACGCTGGCAGTACATCATGCGAAAAACTGCGAGGTTTCTTTTGTAACTCCTATAATGTTGTGGATGTTAAAGGCAAAAAGATTGATGCAAAACTGAAGATAGTCAACGGTGAGTTTGTGGATTTTGGTGAAATTGTGAAGAGAAGAGAAATTCTGCAAGCATCAGATATTTCACAGTATAATGATTCGCTAGCACGCTAA
- a CDS encoding DUF3795 domain-containing protein → MEASLLTPCNYYCGNCIMYKKSKCLGCSKATEKASAEGRVFCDIAVCAKDKKMLTCSDCKGYPCEKYDKSIFSESFIKWIRDKLKEP, encoded by the coding sequence ATGGAAGCAAGTTTGCTAACGCCATGCAACTATTACTGCGGCAACTGTATTATGTACAAGAAAAGCAAGTGTTTAGGCTGTTCGAAGGCAACGGAGAAAGCAAGTGCTGAAGGAAGAGTTTTCTGTGATATTGCTGTGTGCGCTAAAGACAAAAAGATGCTCACGTGCTCGGACTGTAAGGGTTATCCGTGTGAAAAGTATGATAAGTCCATTTTCTCAGAGAGTTTCATCAAGTGGATAAGGGATAAACTGAAAGAACCATAA
- the udg gene encoding type-4 uracil-DNA glycosylase has translation MSKKDSLETIAAEVVICQKCPLSKTRKNAVPGEGNPNTQVMFIGEAPGYWEDIKGRPFVGDAGKFLDSILSEIGFSREDVFIGNVLKCRPPGNREPQPSEVQACTPYLDRQIKAIQPKIIVTLGNHSTAYVFSKAGLTFTSITKVHGKFFDVSLFSMKVTIFSTFHPAAALYHPKYKQQITEDFKLLKERLKKEGIIKH, from the coding sequence TTGTCCAAAAAGGATTCACTCGAAACCATAGCCGCTGAAGTTGTAATTTGCCAGAAATGTCCACTGTCGAAAACCCGTAAAAACGCCGTTCCAGGCGAAGGCAACCCAAACACGCAAGTTATGTTCATTGGTGAAGCGCCCGGTTATTGGGAAGACATTAAGGGAAGACCGTTTGTAGGTGACGCTGGAAAGTTTCTTGATTCAATTTTATCGGAAATCGGATTTTCTAGAGAAGATGTTTTCATCGGTAACGTTTTGAAGTGCAGACCGCCTGGAAATCGTGAACCACAACCAAGCGAGGTTCAAGCGTGTACACCATATCTGGATAGACAAATCAAAGCTATTCAACCCAAAATCATTGTTACTTTGGGTAATCACTCAACCGCGTACGTTTTTTCTAAGGCTGGATTAACTTTTACAAGTATAACAAAGGTTCACGGAAAATTTTTTGATGTGTCTCTTTTCAGTATGAAAGTAACTATTTTTTCAACGTTTCACCCTGCTGCTGCGCTTTACCATCCAAAATACAAGCAGCAGATAACTGAAGATTTCAAACTTCTTAAAGAAAGATTGAAAAAGGAAGGAATAATCAAACATTAA
- a CDS encoding DUF72 domain-containing protein encodes MIKVGCCGFPTSMTKYFENFRLVELNSTFYGYPRIETVEGWREKAPWDFEFTVKTHKDISHKAKLKIGELSLQAFEQMKQICKTLNSKILLIQTPASFKPDKLADAEKFFEKVDRESLILVWETRGEAWESKENHERLGKVLKNLDVGHVTDPLKVMPAYTGEITYFRLHGLGKRMYYYQYSNEELRKLKELAMSYEKKGKDVYVLFNNLSMFEDGTRFKEYLSSGVFPKITRSTGLESIKEVAGKTRYPTTKSMLIKRLGWRLVEVEEGKQVRLETLLVDLPSKSFDSVDELVKEIQLNKKINV; translated from the coding sequence AAAGTTGGATGCTGCGGCTTTCCCACGTCTATGACAAAATATTTTGAAAACTTTAGGCTTGTGGAGTTGAACAGCACTTTTTATGGTTATCCACGTATTGAGACTGTTGAGGGTTGGAGAGAAAAAGCTCCATGGGATTTTGAGTTTACAGTTAAGACGCACAAAGACATCAGCCACAAGGCAAAGCTGAAAATCGGAGAATTAAGCCTTCAAGCGTTTGAACAAATGAAGCAAATCTGCAAGACGTTAAATTCGAAGATACTGCTTATTCAGACACCCGCTTCTTTCAAACCCGACAAGCTTGCGGATGCTGAGAAATTCTTCGAAAAAGTTGACCGTGAAAGTTTGATTTTGGTTTGGGAGACCCGTGGCGAGGCTTGGGAATCAAAAGAAAACCATGAAAGGCTTGGAAAAGTTTTGAAAAATCTGGATGTGGGACATGTTACTGACCCGCTTAAGGTTATGCCCGCTTATACTGGCGAGATAACGTATTTCAGATTGCATGGTTTAGGCAAGCGAATGTACTATTACCAATACTCAAATGAGGAACTGCGAAAACTTAAGGAACTTGCCATGTCATACGAGAAAAAAGGAAAGGACGTTTACGTTCTCTTTAACAATCTTTCCATGTTTGAAGATGGAACACGCTTTAAAGAGTACTTGTCAAGTGGGGTTTTTCCAAAAATCACCCGTTCAACTGGCCTAGAATCCATTAAAGAAGTGGCTGGAAAAACACGATATCCAACTACAAAGAGTATGCTGATTAAGAGGCTTGGTTGGCGGCTTGTGGAAGTGGAAGAAGGAAAACAGGTTAGGCTTGAAACGCTCTTGGTAGATTTGCCTTCTAAAAGCTTCGATAGTGTTGATGAATTAGTGAAGGAAATACAGCTTAATAAGAAAATTAATGTTTGA